Within the Bacteroidia bacterium genome, the region GACTCATCATCTCCTTGAGCCTGGCTGCCTGACGTCTCGATATCTCCACCTTCTCCCCGCCTCCCTTCAGTTTCACCAGTAATCCGCCGTTGTACCAGTTCTCCATATTTTCAACCCATTTGAGGTTGATGATATGTTTCCGGCTCGCACGAAAGAAAACACGAGCGTTCAGCTTTTCATCCAGGTTGTTCAGTGAACGCAGTATGAGCGGCCGGTGCTCCCCGAAGAACAGTCGTACATAATTCCCTTCTGACTCGAATAAACGAATTTCTGACAGCCGGACGAACCAGCACCTGTCGCCGTCTTTGACAAATACCTGATCCTCCTCCGTCAATGACTGCTCGATATTGACCGGAGTTTCTACCGTTCCGCCTATCCTTTCCAGGGCTTTTCGTACGGATTCGGCCAGCCGCTGCGGTTGTACAGGTTTCAGGAGATAATCAAGCGCATTGACCTCAAAAGCACGTATGGCATATTCATCATAGGCGCTGACAAAGATAACCTCCGGGGCATGATCGAGCGATCGTAACAATTCAAATCCGTTCTTTCCTGGCATCTGAATATCCAGGAACAATAAATCCGGCCGCTTGGCTTCAATTTCCCGAACCGCCTCTTCCGCGTTCGTGCACTCCCCCACTACCTCCACCTCCGTCAATGCGGTTAGCAGTTTGCGAAGTTCCTGTCTGGCAAGACGCTCATCGTCTACAATCAATGCTCTGGCTACTTTCATATGGCTTGTATTAGGTCACTGTTACATCCGGAATGGTGACTGTGCATTCTACCGTACCAGTGGCCGCATTTTCGCGAATATCGAATTTTCCCCTGCTGCCGTAGAGCAAATGCAGCCGCTGCTCTGTACTCTTAATCCCGAACCCCGTTCCCTCGGATTTACCGTTCATCGTACCGCTGTTCACAATCAGTATCTCCAGCATTCCGTTGCACACTGTGGTCTTCAGCTTTAACTCTCCTCCTCCGGGAAGGCGGGATATTCCATGCTTGATCCCGTTTTCAACCAGCGTTTGCAGCATGAGCGGCGGCACTTCAAATTTTTCTGATCCGGGACCGATCTCGTAGCTTACACGCAACCGCTCTTCGAACCGGGTTAACTCCAAAGAAAGATAATCCTTCACAATAGTCATCTCCTCGGCAAAGGAAATAACCTTTTTCTTCCCCATTAAAAGTGTCAGGCGGAGAATATTCGAAAGCTGGGTAATACTGTTTTTGGCTTTCTCCGGGTCTTCGTCAACCAGTGCCCGGATACTATTCATTGAGTTAAAGATAAAATGCGGATTGAGTTGTGATTTCAGTTTGTTCAGTTCGATCTCGTTGATGGAGGCAGCCCACTGCAGCTTCTCGATTTCGGCTTTCCGGTAGTTCTCAAAATAATGCACAAGGAAATAAATCAACGTCCAGAAAATAAAAACGAAGGTGAGATTGATCACATTTACAATCACAGGAAAGGGGTCCATTCCGGAAGGACTGAAATTTTTCCATCCGAACAGATCTTCCAGAAACATCTGGGAGATAATAAGTGCCGAGGAAAAGAGCACAGTTGCCGCAACAATAACAGGAACCAGAAGGAGGCGGTTCATCCGCAAAAGATCTGCCTTAATTATCAGCCCGCGGTAAAGGTGTGAAAACAGCAATCCCAAAATCAGCAAAAGAAGGTAACTGCCAAATTGCGGCGGCCGGCGGATATTCTCATCCAAACCCAGAAACAATACATTCAGCCCTACAAAAAACAACCAGCCCCCAATCTGGCAAATCCAGTACAGGGTCCGTTTGTTTAGTCCGGAAGTCCTCACTTGACCCCTCCCAACCAGGCCTTGCGGATCCGTTCCCTCTTAGGAGACATATCACGCATTGGAAAGAGGATGTGCTTCTCTGTGATGCGCACCTTGCGGATGGTTGCCTTCAGCTTTACCTTTTTATTTCTTCCGTCTACTTCCCTGCTCACCACCACCTTTAACTTTTTTCCTTCCTTCGCGTTTGTCATATAATCTTCCAGCACGGCCTTCACATTATTCAGAGTGAGTTCGGATTTATTGAAGGAAATCAACTCGTCCCCTTCACGGAAACCAAGCTCCTTACCAAAGTCATCCATTCCCGATGTTCCCATCACAACCAGCTTTCCCGATTGCGGATTGTATCCAATAGACATTCCTCCATAAGAAAAACTTTCCACTGTTACCTCGTCCCTGTAGTCAATGCCCGCCAGGGCGAGTACTTCGGTAAATGGAAGCGGTTTGTTTCCTGCAACATACTTTTTCAGAAAAACGCCGATTTCAGGAAAGGATTTTGATACGATGAGATCGAACAGTTCGTTATCCTTGAATGAACGATCGGCACCGTATTGCTGGCCGAGATCACGCAGGAGGTCTCGCAATGAATACTTCCCGTCTGAGTGATGCAGCAGAAGAATATCAAGACACATGCCGATGAGGGCTCCCTTCTGATAAACATTTGCGTATTCCTTTTCGTATTTAGTGAGTACTTCCAGGCTCATCACAGTGAACGGAAGGGTATCGTTGTAAGACATGGCACCCACCATTTTGTTTCTGATCGTTTCCAGAAACTCATCGGTGGAAATCAGTCCTCCCCTCACCTGTACATGGGAAGCCGCATATTCCGTACATCCCTCATACAGCCACAGGTGCCTGGACATTCGGGGGGCGTTGAAGGAAAAATCCCCGATCTCTTCCGAGTGAATCGTAAGTGGTGTAATGATATGGAAAAACTCATGAGCGGTCACATCTCTGAGCATTTGCTTAATTTCTGTTAGTCTCATTTCGGGGAGGAAGTATACCGAAGAGTAAGAATGTTCCAGTGCACCGCTGGCCCCGGACAACCCTTCCGTTTCCGAGGCAAAGCAGAAAAGAAAAGCATATTTGTTTACAGGGAGTTTTCCGCCGAGGTATTCTTTCTGTGCCATCAGGAGCGGCTTGAGTTCCCCTGCAATCTCTTTTGCTGTGATCTTTTGCCCTGGAGCACGCACGGCGATCAGTACCCGTGCATTACCAACCAGGATTGAGATGGTATCCGGCGGAGCGTAAAAAATAGGTGAGTCAATGAGTTCGTCATAGTTCTTTAGATGAAAAGTATCCGCTTGCTGCGACGAGGTGATGGCATGAATTCCGGTGGCTCCATAGAGAGAAGCGGGCCGGTTCACAATGATCTTATACGGATTGAATTTGTATCCTTCGAAATACCCAAAGAAAGCTCCGTGGTTCAGCAGATAGAATTTACCGGCATCGATTGCAGTTCCTGCAGGTTCAAAAATTGGATTATGCTTCTGCTCTGTATCCCATGTGTCCTCCACCCAATAAGAAATAAGGGAAAGTTTTTCTGCATCCTTGATGATCCAGGTATTGGTATCCGCGCGAGTTACCGGCAGCTCTTTCCCATCTGCCGATAGCGCTTTAAAACCGGAAACGAAACGCCCGAAATTATAGATGGAATAGGTTCCCGGTATAATCTCCGGCATAAAAAACTTCAATTCTTTTCTGCCCAGATCGGGAACTTTAACTTTCACCTCCAGCCGGTCGTTTATGACGTTCGCAAGATCGACCATGTAACGGAACACCGGAGGGGCGGGTGAAAGTACCGTTTGGGAAAATAAGGGAGCCCAGAGGGCGCAAAACAGAAAAAGGATTCGTGTTCTCACTCCGTAAAAGTAGGATTTCTGCCGTAATCCCGGTATGTTCCTTACACCAATGGCTATGGCAGAAGATGGATGGTATAAGTTTATTAAACTACCTGTGTTAGGAATAATCAGGATTTCGAAGGGCGAGGCAGCGTATCTTTGCGCGTGCACTTAAGACCGGCGCTGGTACTTTTACTGATAACGGGGCTCTTCATTGGGATTCCGGCCATGATGACTGCCCAAACGGATACGCTTCCTCCTCAGCCGGCAGACACACTGGAAGAAGAACACGATGAGGAGGAGCCAATCATA harbors:
- a CDS encoding histidine kinase, with the translated sequence MNRLLLVPVIVAATVLFSSALIISQMFLEDLFGWKNFSPSGMDPFPVIVNVINLTFVFIFWTLIYFLVHYFENYRKAEIEKLQWAASINEIELNKLKSQLNPHFIFNSMNSIRALVDEDPEKAKNSITQLSNILRLTLLMGKKKVISFAEEMTIVKDYLSLELTRFEERLRVSYEIGPGSEKFEVPPLMLQTLVENGIKHGISRLPGGGELKLKTTVCNGMLEILIVNSGTMNGKSEGTGFGIKSTEQRLHLLYGSRGKFDIRENAATGTVECTVTIPDVTVT
- a CDS encoding response regulator; this translates as MKVARALIVDDERLARQELRKLLTALTEVEVVGECTNAEEAVREIEAKRPDLLFLDIQMPGKNGFELLRSLDHAPEVIFVSAYDEYAIRAFEVNALDYLLKPVQPQRLAESVRKALERIGGTVETPVNIEQSLTEEDQVFVKDGDRCWFVRLSEIRLFESEGNYVRLFFGEHRPLILRSLNNLDEKLNARVFFRASRKHIINLKWVENMENWYNGGLLVKLKGGGEKVEISRRQAARLKEMMSL
- a CDS encoding peptidase M61 codes for the protein MRTRILFLFCALWAPLFSQTVLSPAPPVFRYMVDLANVINDRLEVKVKVPDLGRKELKFFMPEIIPGTYSIYNFGRFVSGFKALSADGKELPVTRADTNTWIIKDAEKLSLISYWVEDTWDTEQKHNPIFEPAGTAIDAGKFYLLNHGAFFGYFEGYKFNPYKIIVNRPASLYGATGIHAITSSQQADTFHLKNYDELIDSPIFYAPPDTISILVGNARVLIAVRAPGQKITAKEIAGELKPLLMAQKEYLGGKLPVNKYAFLFCFASETEGLSGASGALEHSYSSVYFLPEMRLTEIKQMLRDVTAHEFFHIITPLTIHSEEIGDFSFNAPRMSRHLWLYEGCTEYAASHVQVRGGLISTDEFLETIRNKMVGAMSYNDTLPFTVMSLEVLTKYEKEYANVYQKGALIGMCLDILLLHHSDGKYSLRDLLRDLGQQYGADRSFKDNELFDLIVSKSFPEIGVFLKKYVAGNKPLPFTEVLALAGIDYRDEVTVESFSYGGMSIGYNPQSGKLVVMGTSGMDDFGKELGFREGDELISFNKSELTLNNVKAVLEDYMTNAKEGKKLKVVVSREVDGRNKKVKLKATIRKVRITEKHILFPMRDMSPKRERIRKAWLGGVK